From Acidobacteriota bacterium, a single genomic window includes:
- a CDS encoding F0F1 ATP synthase subunit delta — MSVETVARRYATALADVVIKSGETESVKSELKSWEDFVGSNADLQRAFSNPAIAHLSKEKVLETLIGKTKPSRTTANFLRILLRNGRLTELHEINEKFAAVLDERGGIVGAEITSARELSDADRAELSASIAKLTGKQVKLNFIIDENIIGGVVTRVGSTVYDNSVKTQLENLKQQLVNG; from the coding sequence ATGAGTGTTGAAACAGTAGCCCGTCGTTACGCCACCGCACTTGCGGACGTTGTCATCAAATCCGGCGAGACCGAGTCGGTCAAAAGCGAACTGAAATCGTGGGAAGATTTTGTCGGCTCGAACGCCGATCTCCAGCGGGCCTTTTCAAACCCGGCGATCGCGCATTTGAGCAAGGAAAAGGTCCTTGAAACCCTGATCGGAAAAACCAAACCGTCGAGAACGACGGCGAACTTTCTCCGAATCTTGCTTCGCAACGGACGTTTGACAGAACTTCACGAGATCAACGAAAAGTTCGCCGCGGTCCTCGACGAGCGTGGCGGCATCGTCGGAGCTGAGATCACGTCCGCAAGGGAACTTTCGGACGCGGATCGCGCCGAACTCAGTGCGTCGATCGCGAAGCTGACCGGCAAACAGGTAAAACTGAATTTTATTATCGACGAGAACATCATCGGCGGCGTCGTCACCCGTGTCGGCTCGACCGTTTATGATAATTCCGTCAAAACGCAATTAGAGAATCTTAAACAACAACTGGTAAACGGTTAG
- a CDS encoding TonB-dependent receptor codes for MISSICKFAALALSVFAIAGFTPPVAAQGTTGSIRGTVTDQTGAPIPAATVFLKSENSSPGFEKSVTADARGYFSLTEIPVGSYRIKIESRYFRSFGNTLSVYVDDTTIADVTLEVSFATTTTVVVEPFETVDPKPEVRTSAKSGFLERLPSGPTFGSLVKIATNARPEPLVSGFQIDGNSGGDNTYFVDGQEVTNFRTGLLNTNFDVPFELIDEVQVRSGGIGAEYSGAVGGVVNLITKGGGNSWRGNFGISFTPSKLQGSPSSALVRFGSGAGQVEYFKPNKDGGSGYFPTASLSGPILKDKLWFFASYSPQISGISRTIDYYNSTNPATRAVTESIRYKSNVRAEQSFVRLDAQPIGRLRLFGTYLYNPIVQDGALPSATEGLGGAPQQASGLRGADYLATRGGRQNSQVVNGQATIDITKNFLVTARGGYGFLNEKLDSYGVPKTTRFICNAGTTPPAGANCSAGFQNIASNSVRDYEVSKRTTFDVEGQLNGIDLLGRHHFKFGYGYNRVFNKIREGYTDTGIVQLFYGRSIDTIIGLPATPGNLGSGFLQRFGTDGEAAGSQQSLFGQDSWTIAKRLTLSLGLRLENESLPRYGDPVYPASTIVIGGEFDLKWNWGDKIAPRVAGVFDVFGNGKSKASASFGLYYDRMKFDALQRRYSEIFYRDYFEILPARGVAYTNYTYQNIIGGNPDFPGGQCPIVNSLGWSICQISFSISSNIPVINFILPDIDGGLRPSRTREFTVGFEQRLMDDLIVSGRYLYRDLDRAIEDVGTFNGQGSEQYTTANPGFGPICEVSAEANLPCAKAQRRYDAFEVIVDKRSAKYFLNASYTYSRSFGNYSGLSNSDEGGRTDPNNGRYFDLPMAGFDADGDPDNGRLATDRPHVFKAYGGYTFRWGQIGRTSVSAFTTIQSGTPLTTVYSLYNVQNSILFGRGDLGRTETFSETDLRVSHRFNFGQDDRFSLEPFVVFLNLFDERNEIGRQTQISSTNFTSTTLTQGGCTNCTSEAAVFQVIHNGSGISRFVQNYLDARGPSSTGYRNDYNLAGSFQSPRSVRIGVRLVF; via the coding sequence ATGATTTCCAGCATCTGCAAATTCGCCGCTTTAGCTTTGTCGGTGTTCGCGATCGCGGGATTTACGCCCCCGGTCGCCGCCCAAGGCACGACAGGCTCGATTAGAGGAACGGTAACAGATCAGACCGGTGCACCAATCCCCGCAGCGACCGTCTTCTTGAAGTCGGAGAATTCTTCGCCGGGATTCGAAAAATCCGTCACTGCGGACGCGCGTGGGTACTTTTCGCTCACCGAGATTCCGGTCGGAAGTTACAGGATCAAGATCGAGTCACGCTATTTTCGGTCGTTCGGTAACACGCTTTCAGTCTATGTTGACGACACCACGATCGCGGATGTAACGCTCGAAGTTTCTTTTGCAACCACGACGACGGTCGTTGTCGAACCGTTCGAGACTGTCGACCCGAAACCTGAGGTGCGGACCAGCGCGAAATCCGGATTTTTGGAACGCCTTCCGTCGGGTCCAACCTTCGGCTCGCTGGTCAAGATCGCGACGAATGCGCGGCCTGAACCGCTTGTTTCCGGATTTCAGATCGACGGCAATTCCGGTGGCGACAACACCTATTTCGTCGACGGTCAGGAAGTTACGAATTTCCGGACCGGTCTGCTCAACACCAACTTCGATGTCCCGTTCGAACTTATCGACGAAGTCCAGGTGCGTTCCGGCGGTATCGGTGCGGAGTATTCGGGAGCGGTCGGCGGCGTTGTTAACCTAATTACAAAAGGCGGCGGAAACAGTTGGCGCGGGAATTTCGGGATCTCATTCACGCCATCGAAACTTCAGGGCTCGCCCAGTTCGGCGCTCGTCCGTTTCGGCAGCGGCGCCGGACAGGTCGAGTATTTCAAGCCGAACAAGGACGGCGGTTCCGGGTATTTCCCGACAGCGTCGCTCTCGGGCCCGATCCTGAAAGACAAACTTTGGTTCTTCGCATCGTATTCGCCGCAGATTTCCGGCATTTCCCGGACGATCGATTATTACAACAGCACGAATCCTGCAACGCGCGCCGTCACGGAATCGATCAGGTACAAATCGAACGTCCGCGCCGAACAATCGTTTGTCCGCCTCGACGCACAGCCGATCGGGCGCCTGCGGCTTTTCGGGACGTATCTTTACAACCCGATCGTTCAGGACGGCGCGTTGCCGTCGGCGACCGAAGGTCTCGGCGGCGCGCCCCAACAGGCGAGCGGACTGCGCGGCGCAGATTATCTCGCGACGCGCGGCGGCCGGCAGAATTCGCAAGTGGTCAATGGCCAGGCAACGATCGATATCACGAAGAACTTTCTGGTAACGGCCCGCGGCGGCTACGGGTTTCTGAACGAGAAGCTCGACAGTTACGGAGTTCCGAAGACGACCAGGTTTATCTGCAACGCCGGGACAACTCCACCGGCAGGCGCCAACTGTTCCGCCGGATTTCAAAATATCGCGTCCAACAGCGTCCGCGATTACGAAGTTTCGAAACGGACTACCTTCGACGTCGAGGGTCAGCTCAATGGAATCGATCTCCTCGGTCGCCATCATTTCAAGTTCGGTTACGGCTATAATCGCGTCTTCAACAAGATTCGAGAAGGCTACACGGATACGGGGATCGTTCAGCTTTTCTACGGCCGCTCGATCGATACGATCATCGGACTTCCGGCGACGCCGGGAAACCTCGGGTCGGGATTTCTTCAGCGCTTCGGGACCGACGGCGAAGCTGCGGGAAGCCAGCAATCGCTTTTCGGGCAGGATTCGTGGACGATCGCGAAGCGCCTGACGCTCAGCCTCGGACTTCGCCTTGAAAACGAGAGCTTGCCTCGCTACGGCGATCCGGTCTATCCGGCTTCGACGATCGTGATCGGCGGGGAGTTTGATCTCAAGTGGAATTGGGGCGACAAGATCGCGCCGCGCGTCGCCGGTGTTTTCGACGTTTTCGGGAATGGCAAATCGAAGGCCTCCGCGAGTTTCGGACTCTATTACGATCGAATGAAGTTCGACGCGCTGCAACGGCGATACTCGGAGATTTTCTATCGGGACTATTTCGAGATACTTCCCGCACGCGGAGTCGCATACACAAACTACACTTATCAAAATATCATCGGCGGAAACCCGGACTTCCCCGGCGGCCAATGTCCGATCGTCAACTCGCTAGGCTGGTCGATCTGTCAGATTTCGTTCTCGATCTCGAGCAACATTCCGGTCATCAATTTCATTCTTCCCGACATCGACGGTGGTCTCCGTCCGTCGCGTACGCGTGAATTCACCGTTGGATTCGAACAGAGATTAATGGATGACCTGATCGTCTCGGGACGCTATTTGTACCGCGATCTCGATCGCGCGATCGAGGATGTCGGAACGTTCAACGGTCAAGGCAGCGAGCAATACACGACAGCCAACCCTGGTTTCGGACCCATTTGCGAGGTTTCGGCCGAAGCGAACCTTCCGTGCGCCAAAGCGCAGCGGCGATACGACGCTTTCGAGGTGATCGTCGATAAACGATCAGCCAAATACTTTCTCAACGCCAGCTACACTTACAGCCGATCGTTCGGGAACTATTCGGGCCTCTCAAACTCGGACGAAGGCGGACGAACCGATCCCAACAACGGTCGCTATTTCGATCTGCCGATGGCCGGCTTCGACGCCGACGGCGATCCGGACAACGGGCGGCTCGCGACCGACCGTCCGCACGTATTCAAAGCATACGGCGGATATACGTTCAGATGGGGTCAAATCGGCCGGACGTCGGTCTCGGCCTTCACGACGATCCAGTCGGGCACGCCTTTGACGACGGTCTATTCGCTTTACAATGTGCAAAACTCGATCCTCTTCGGTCGCGGTGATCTGGGCCGCACCGAGACCTTTTCCGAAACCGATCTGCGCGTTTCGCACCGTTTCAATTTCGGACAGGACGATCGTTTTTCGCTTGAGCCGTTTGTCGTCTTTCTCAATCTTTTTGACGAACGCAACGAGATCGGACGGCAGACGCAGATCAGCTCGACGAATTTCACGTCGACTACTTTGACACAGGGCGGCTGCACCAACTGCACGAGCGAAGCGGCGGTTTTTCAGGTGATCCACAATGGATCCGGAATCAGCCGGTTTGTGCAGAACTACCTCGACGCGCGCGGCCCGAGTTCGACCGGTTACCGGAATGATTACAATCTGGCAGGTTCTTTCCAGTCGCCGCGCTCGGTGCGGATTGGCGTCCGGCTTGTATTTTGA
- a CDS encoding F0F1 ATP synthase subunit alpha has translation MEAIKANEINEIIRAQIENFDATMTVAEVGTVIKVGDGIAEIHGLEKVMAGELLEFPYGVRGLALNLEEDKVGTVLFGDFQKIKEGDEVKRTRRIMSVPVGDAMIGRVVDALGNPIDGKGEIVTDTFNPVERIAPGIIDRQPVKEPLQTGLKAIDAMVPIGRGQRELIIGDRQTGKTAVAIDTIINQKGKDVICIYVAIGQKASTVAQVVQKLNDFGAMDYTIVVSATASDPAAMQFLAPYSGVAIGEFFRDNGRHALTVYDDLSKQAAAYREISLLLRRPPGREAYPGDVFYLHSRLLERAAKMSDARGGGSLTSLPIIETQAGDISAYIPTNVISITDGQIFLESDLFNSGVRPAINVGNSVSRVGGSAQIKAMKQVAGTLRIDLAQYRELAAFAQFGSDLDKSTQDQLEKGKRLTEVLKQGQYQPMEVEKQVFIIWTVSNGFASDIAVEDLKRFESELFGFVESSHPAILETLRTKKAIDDDLTASLKEAVEDFKATRWNK, from the coding sequence ATGGAAGCAATTAAAGCCAACGAAATTAACGAAATCATTCGCGCTCAGATCGAGAATTTTGATGCGACGATGACCGTTGCCGAGGTCGGAACGGTGATCAAGGTCGGCGACGGTATCGCCGAGATCCACGGACTCGAAAAGGTGATGGCCGGCGAACTGCTCGAATTCCCGTACGGAGTTCGCGGACTGGCGCTCAACCTTGAAGAAGACAAGGTCGGAACCGTGTTGTTCGGCGACTTTCAGAAGATCAAGGAAGGCGACGAGGTCAAACGCACGCGCCGCATTATGAGCGTTCCGGTCGGCGATGCGATGATCGGCCGCGTCGTTGACGCGCTCGGCAATCCGATCGACGGCAAGGGCGAGATCGTTACCGATACTTTCAATCCGGTCGAGCGCATCGCGCCCGGCATCATCGACCGTCAGCCGGTTAAGGAACCGCTTCAGACCGGACTCAAGGCGATCGACGCGATGGTTCCGATCGGCCGCGGACAGCGTGAACTTATCATCGGCGACCGGCAGACGGGCAAGACGGCGGTGGCGATCGACACGATCATCAACCAAAAAGGCAAGGACGTCATTTGTATCTACGTCGCCATCGGTCAAAAGGCTTCGACGGTGGCGCAGGTCGTGCAAAAGTTGAACGACTTTGGCGCAATGGATTACACGATCGTCGTTTCGGCGACCGCTTCTGATCCGGCTGCGATGCAGTTCCTCGCACCGTACTCGGGCGTCGCGATCGGCGAGTTCTTCCGCGACAACGGACGTCACGCGCTGACGGTTTACGACGATCTTTCGAAACAGGCCGCGGCATACCGCGAAATCTCGCTGCTGCTCCGTCGCCCGCCGGGTCGCGAAGCATATCCGGGAGACGTTTTCTATCTACACTCGCGCCTGCTCGAACGCGCGGCGAAGATGTCGGACGCCCGCGGCGGCGGCAGCTTGACCAGCTTGCCGATCATCGAAACGCAGGCCGGCGATATTTCGGCCTACATTCCGACGAACGTGATCTCGATCACCGACGGTCAGATCTTCCTTGAATCGGATTTGTTCAACTCGGGCGTGCGTCCGGCGATCAACGTCGGCAACTCGGTCTCGCGCGTCGGCGGTTCGGCGCAGATCAAGGCGATGAAGCAGGTCGCCGGTACGCTCCGCATCGACCTTGCGCAGTATCGCGAACTCGCGGCGTTTGCGCAGTTCGGTTCGGACCTCGACAAATCGACTCAGGACCAGTTGGAAAAGGGCAAACGCCTGACGGAAGTCCTGAAACAGGGACAGTATCAGCCGATGGAAGTCGAAAAGCAGGTTTTCATCATCTGGACGGTTTCGAATGGCTTTGCGTCCGACATCGCGGTCGAAGATCTCAAACGCTTTGAGTCTGAACTTTTCGGTTTTGTCGAAAGTTCGCACCCCGCGATTCTGGAAACTCTTCGTACAAAGAAGGCGATCGACGACGATCTGACGGCGTCGCTCAAGGAAGCCGTCGAGGATTTCAAAGCAACGCGTTGGAACAAATAA
- a CDS encoding VanZ family protein has protein sequence MTEDRFIGRTDWRERIIRYAPLILWVAVIFVASSTTGSMTSTSRFIRPFLIWLFPSTPEDIIAIYHGYIRKSAHFFEYAVLAFWASRAFWDSTRESLKRNWHFAAFLFVFLTASLDELNQSFNTSRTGTFNDVLLDCAGGITMIGILLLVRGLSSRRVGSPLPE, from the coding sequence GTGACGGAAGATCGGTTTATCGGCAGAACAGACTGGCGCGAACGTATCATTCGTTACGCGCCATTGATTTTATGGGTCGCGGTGATCTTCGTGGCGTCATCGACGACCGGGTCGATGACGAGCACGTCGCGCTTTATCCGGCCATTTCTGATATGGCTTTTCCCGTCCACGCCCGAGGACATCATCGCGATCTACCACGGCTACATTCGCAAATCGGCGCATTTTTTCGAATATGCGGTGCTTGCATTCTGGGCGTCACGGGCGTTTTGGGATTCAACCCGTGAGAGTCTGAAGCGAAATTGGCATTTTGCAGCGTTCCTTTTTGTTTTTCTGACCGCATCGCTCGACGAACTGAACCAGAGTTTCAACACTTCGCGAACCGGAACGTTCAATGACGTGCTTCTCGACTGCGCAGGCGGCATCACAATGATCGGGATTCTCCTGTTGGTCCGCGGGTTGTCGAGCCGCCGAGTCGGTTCTCCGCTGCCGGAATAG
- a CDS encoding four helix bundle protein encodes MTQNEMKLRTKKFALRIINLVDNLPNTKPANVIGHQLLRSATSVGSNYRAVCRAKSAADFINKLSIVEEEADESGYWLELLSEGRIVRHEKLVALMEEADEIVAIVVAASKTSKERRNPKSQIPNPK; translated from the coding sequence ATGACACAAAACGAAATGAAACTTCGCACCAAGAAGTTCGCCTTGCGCATTATCAATCTCGTCGACAATCTACCGAATACAAAGCCGGCGAACGTCATCGGACATCAACTTTTACGCAGCGCAACTTCCGTCGGTTCAAACTACCGCGCCGTCTGCCGTGCAAAATCTGCGGCCGACTTCATCAATAAACTAAGCATCGTCGAAGAAGAGGCGGACGAGTCGGGGTATTGGCTTGAGCTGCTATCCGAAGGCCGTATTGTGCGACACGAAAAGCTGGTTGCGCTTATGGAAGAAGCCGACGAGATCGTCGCGATCGTCGTCGCGGCCTCGAAGACCTCAAAAGAACGGAGAAATCCGAAATCACAAATCCCCAATCCCAAATGA
- the dprA gene encoding DNA-protecting protein DprA, translating to MKTWISLNMTPGVGPRAATKLLERFGSADGVFHATRRELESLRLRAETVESILKREFHDRAETELERVREIGGDVLLLDDGSYPFLLREIDDPPIVLYVRGNWQACFDDPGIAVIGSRRCSTYGENAAEMLSRDLAEHGIAIVSGLARGVDTASHRGAIRGKGRAIGVLGTGIDRIYPKENAKLADAILDSGGAIVTQFPLGTPPLGENFPYRNRIISGLSLGVLLVEATDRSGSLITARLASEQNREVFAVPGNITSRNSIGTNYLIKSGAKLVQQWQDVVCELPTEISSRILPPKLDDAPPELPKQPGLAPAGLSERERCVWFLLRSDEAVHFDELLAKSGLGFGELNSILVGLDLKDLIKVLPGNHYARKL from the coding sequence ATGAAAACCTGGATCTCACTCAATATGACTCCCGGCGTCGGGCCGCGGGCGGCTACCAAACTACTTGAACGATTCGGTTCGGCCGACGGCGTGTTTCACGCGACACGGCGGGAACTCGAATCGTTGCGGCTTCGCGCCGAAACGGTCGAGAGCATCCTCAAACGCGAGTTTCACGACCGGGCGGAGACGGAACTTGAACGCGTCCGCGAAATCGGCGGCGACGTTTTGCTTCTCGATGACGGCAGTTACCCGTTTCTCCTGCGCGAGATCGACGATCCGCCGATCGTTCTCTATGTCCGGGGAAACTGGCAAGCCTGTTTCGACGATCCCGGGATCGCCGTCATCGGTTCGCGGCGCTGCTCGACGTACGGCGAGAACGCCGCCGAGATGCTGTCGCGCGATCTGGCGGAACACGGGATCGCGATCGTCTCCGGCCTCGCCCGCGGTGTCGACACGGCCTCCCACCGCGGCGCGATCCGTGGCAAGGGACGCGCCATCGGCGTGCTCGGCACCGGGATCGACCGGATCTATCCGAAAGAGAACGCGAAACTCGCCGACGCCATACTCGACTCCGGAGGCGCGATCGTAACCCAGTTTCCGCTCGGCACACCGCCGCTTGGCGAGAACTTTCCTTATCGCAACCGGATCATTTCCGGACTCAGTCTGGGCGTTCTGCTTGTCGAGGCGACCGACCGAAGCGGATCGCTCATCACGGCGCGGCTCGCGTCGGAGCAGAACCGCGAAGTCTTCGCCGTTCCCGGAAACATTACCTCGCGCAATTCGATCGGCACGAACTACCTGATCAAATCCGGCGCAAAGCTCGTCCAGCAATGGCAGGACGTGGTCTGCGAACTTCCAACCGAGATCTCGTCGCGAATACTTCCGCCAAAGCTCGACGACGCGCCGCCGGAGTTGCCAAAACAACCCGGACTGGCGCCGGCTGGGCTATCGGAACGCGAACGATGCGTCTGGTTTCTACTCCGCTCAGACGAAGCGGTTCATTTTGACGAATTGCTCGCAAAGTCCGGACTCGGTTTCGGCGAGCTCAATTCAATCCTCGTCGGGTTGGATCTGAAGGACCTGATCAAGGTCTTGCCGGGCAATCATTACGCGAGGAAGCTCTGA
- a CDS encoding transposase → MQWNDTDQPVGFLITFRTYGTWLHGDHRGSVNRFRNKYRTRKLPAQEEWQRVNRERMKRDPGKLDAKQRYFTETAIRETCRKRNWTLHAVNARTNHVHSVVSNGAINGDGALNAYKSNATRTMRENGCWQSELSPWSDRGSKRNLWTERSLVDAIDYVLHKQGGPLPKYREERENGTDLTE, encoded by the coding sequence ATGCAATGGAATGACACAGATCAACCAGTCGGATTTCTGATTACTTTCCGAACTTACGGAACTTGGCTTCACGGAGATCATCGCGGTTCGGTTAACCGTTTTCGCAACAAATACCGGACCCGCAAACTGCCTGCGCAGGAGGAATGGCAAAGGGTAAACCGTGAACGGATGAAACGCGATCCCGGAAAGCTAGACGCCAAACAGCGCTATTTCACCGAGACAGCTATACGCGAAACATGCCGTAAACGCAATTGGACGCTACATGCTGTAAATGCGCGAACCAACCACGTCCATTCCGTCGTCAGCAACGGAGCAATAAACGGAGACGGAGCGTTGAACGCCTATAAGTCAAACGCAACGAGGACGATGCGGGAGAACGGGTGTTGGCAAAGCGAACTGAGCCCGTGGTCCGATCGCGGAAGTAAGCGCAATCTCTGGACGGAACGCAGCCTTGTTGATGCCATTGATTACGTGCTCCACAAACAGGGCGGACCACTGCCAAAGTATCGCGAGGAGAGGGAAAATGGTACCGATCTGACGGAGTGA
- the atpG gene encoding ATP synthase F1 subunit gamma, with the protein MPSLLDMRRRIKSVKNTQQITKAMKMVAAAKLKRAQDRVTAARPFARKMAAVLGNMSAKIGDDFSSPLLNDRGDSKYLIVVVSADKGLCGGFNANLIKAVQAFLRDHDGKQTEMMPVGRKARDFFKRRHMTFVEEYVGLTGSGTVKHEDAVAIANRVVKCFTEDESIDKVFLAFTEFRTVLSQKPIVEQLLPIPRTQDDADGASAQAEYIYEQPAAEIFGKLLPKQIETQIYRAMLESVASEQGSRMTAMDSASKNAGELIDTLTLNMNRIRQAAITKEIIEVVSGAAAAA; encoded by the coding sequence ATGCCTAGTTTATTGGATATGCGCCGACGCATTAAGTCGGTCAAAAACACACAGCAGATCACCAAGGCGATGAAAATGGTCGCGGCGGCGAAGCTCAAGCGCGCGCAGGATCGCGTCACGGCGGCTCGTCCGTTCGCGCGAAAGATGGCGGCGGTGCTCGGCAATATGAGCGCGAAGATCGGCGACGATTTTTCTTCGCCGTTGCTCAACGACCGCGGCGATTCGAAATATCTGATCGTCGTCGTCAGCGCTGACAAGGGGCTGTGCGGCGGCTTCAATGCGAATCTGATCAAGGCGGTTCAAGCGTTTCTTCGCGACCACGACGGCAAGCAGACCGAGATGATGCCTGTCGGCCGCAAGGCGCGCGACTTTTTCAAACGGCGCCATATGACGTTTGTCGAAGAATACGTCGGACTCACGGGAAGCGGAACGGTCAAGCACGAGGACGCCGTTGCGATCGCGAACCGTGTCGTCAAGTGCTTCACCGAAGACGAGTCGATCGACAAGGTCTTCCTGGCGTTTACGGAGTTTCGCACCGTGCTCTCGCAAAAACCGATCGTCGAGCAGTTGCTTCCGATCCCTCGAACTCAGGATGACGCAGATGGAGCGTCGGCGCAGGCCGAGTACATTTACGAGCAACCGGCGGCGGAGATCTTCGGCAAACTCTTGCCCAAACAGATCGAAACGCAGATCTACCGGGCAATGCTCGAATCGGTCGCTTCCGAGCAGGGCTCGCGAATGACGGCGATGGACAGCGCGTCCAAGAATGCAGGCGAATTGATCGACACGTTGACGCTGAATATGAACCGCATCCGTCAGGCGGCGATCACGAAAGAAATTATCGAGGTCGTTTCGGGCGCCGCGGCGGCAGCGTAG